In the Arthrobacter sp. CDRTa11 genome, AAGATATAACGAGGCACGGCCAGGACGTGGGGCAGGCTTCTGCCGCCATAACCGTGGACGGCACCGTGTGCGTGGAGCTTGATTGCCGCTTTGCAGTCAGTCCACCGAGTGGTCTTCGGCAGAATCCGCTCCACGAATGCTCAGGTGCGCAACGGCCAGGAACTCAGGCAGTTTGGCGTCGGGAACCATCCCAGGCAAGAGGATCGACCACATATCCTCGATCCGCCTCAGGACATCAGCACGGTGGGTGAGGATGCCTGAGACCATCTGTACCCCGGTGAAGGATGCCACCAAATACCGTGCAAACGCGGCGGCGTCCACCGACTCGTGGATGTCCCCCTCGGTCTGGCCCTGCCGGGTCAGCAGCTCCATGGTGTGGATCCAGTCGTGGTAGGGCCGGGTCACCGATTGCCCGAACGCAGAGGCCTCAAGGGTCAGCCGAATGCCCGCGCGGACGATGGGTTCCTCAACCAGCAGCCGGCCAAAACCGCCGCAGGTCATGATCATGGTGGACAGGGCGCCGCGGCCGAGGTCCGCGACGCGCTGGCCTTCGCGGCTGACCACTTCATGCTGGGATTCGATCACTGCCAGCGCCAGATCCTCTTTGGATTTGAAGTGGAAGTACAGCGCACCCTTGGTCACTCCGGCCCGTTCGGCGACGCTGCTCAGGCTCGTGTTGCCGTAGCCGATTTCTTCGAAAACGGCCGCCGCGCCTTCCACAATGGACACCTTTGTAGCCTTGGCGCGTTCCTGCAGGGGCATCTATGCGACCTTTCCTTGAAGATGTGCACATGCTGTACAGCTGGCCTGGCCTTTCCTGACACAGCTGTGGCCGGCCCGGTCGCCGGGCCACCCGGATGACGCAGGGCTTGCCCGGGATGACCGTCCTGCTGGTGGGCGGATCCGGTTTTATCGGCCAGAACGCCCTTCAAGCCATCGCTGCCCGGAAGGAAATCAAGCTTCGCCTCCTCACCCGGCGGACTACCGACCTCATGAAGGCCAGTGAAGCCAGCATATACGTCGGCGACATCACGGACCGCTCAACCCTTGAAGCGGCATTGTTCGGGGCGGACGTCATTGTCAACGCGGCCTCCTACACGGGAGCCGACGCTTCCATGGCTGAAGCCGTAAACCGTGAAGGTGCGCGAAACCTGCTTCAGGCCGCCCAGGACTGCGGCGTCCCGGGGTTCATCCAGCTCAGCACAACCGCGGTTTACGGCAGCGGACCGCACCGGGGGGCCACGGCGACCGCCCTGGCCTGCCGGCCGGAATCGGATGTCAGCCGCAGCCGGCGGGCGGGCGAGGAACTCGTGCTTGCGGCTGGAGGCACAGTGCTGCGAGCCGGCTTAATCTATGGCCCGGGCGACATCTGGTTTGTTCCGTCCCTGATCCGCATGGCCACAATGCTGGGAGGACCGGTGGGCGACGGCCAGTCCAGACTTTCGGTTATCGGCGTCGAGTCTTTGGGCGGCCTGATTGCCGGGCTGCTCCCGCTCGGCAGCCAAATACACGGGGTCTTTCATGCCGCTGAGCCCGTTCCCGTGAGCGTCGGGCAGATCCTGCACCATATTGAAGACCGAGTTACGGGTCCCCGGTGGTCACCCCGAACCGACTTTGCGGGGGCTGTCGCCCTGCTCCGCAGGAACGGACTGACGGAGCATCAGGTGGCGCTGCTCTCACAGGACCACTGGTATCAGTCCGACAGGCTCTGGACCGTGGCGGGCGTGCAACCGCCGGACTTTGGATTTTCCCGGGCAGCGGCTGAATGGTACCGCCGCTTCTGACCCGCAGCCGGTGGGAGCAGGAATGCAGAAGCTCCCCCGATGGCGCCCGGAGGCGCCAGCGGGGGAGCTTCCAGACGATTACAGCGGGCGAATGTTCTCTGCCTGGGGGCCCTTGGGGCCCTGGGTCACATCGAATTCGACTTTCTGGTTCTCGTCCAGTGAGCGGTATCCGCTGCTGGCGATTGCGGAGTAGTGCGCGAAAACATCGGCGGATCCGTCGTCCGGAGCGATGAAGCCAAAGCCCTTTTCAGCGTTGAACCATTTAACTGTGCCTGTTGCCATTGCTAACTTCCTTTGTAACCCTTTTCTGGTCCTGCTCGGACGGCAGGCAGACGCGAAGACTGTCCTCCGCTGTTTCAAACCTAGGGGCTGCGGGGTGGCCGTGCAATAGCTGCGGTCATCAACTGTCCCACCTGTCACGTTGGATTGATCCTGCCAAAGCGCCGGCAGCCCAGTGCAGAGCCGGACTTTAGGAGGTGGATTCCGGTGATCCGGGGTCTTTCAACGGCAAACATTCCAGGGCTTCGACGGCGGCATTGAGGCGCGCGGTGGAGGCCAGTCCCAAGTGGTACAAGTGGAGTTCGCTGCTGCCCGCTGCGAACAATGTGTCCCACTCACGCGCCATGGATTCGGCGTCGGAGGGCTTCGGTGGCAATACCAGGACATAGGAACCGACCCGTGCCGTCGGGGCCGCATGTCGAAGCGCGGTCACCGTAGCAGCGCCTGCTGCGGCGTCTCC is a window encoding:
- a CDS encoding ScbR family autoregulator-binding transcription factor, whose protein sequence is MPLQERAKATKVSIVEGAAAVFEEIGYGNTSLSSVAERAGVTKGALYFHFKSKEDLALAVIESQHEVVSREGQRVADLGRGALSTMIMTCGGFGRLLVEEPIVRAGIRLTLEASAFGQSVTRPYHDWIHTMELLTRQGQTEGDIHESVDAAAFARYLVASFTGVQMVSGILTHRADVLRRIEDMWSILLPGMVPDAKLPEFLAVAHLSIRGADSAEDHSVD
- a CDS encoding NAD-dependent epimerase/dehydratase family protein gives rise to the protein MTQGLPGMTVLLVGGSGFIGQNALQAIAARKEIKLRLLTRRTTDLMKASEASIYVGDITDRSTLEAALFGADVIVNAASYTGADASMAEAVNREGARNLLQAAQDCGVPGFIQLSTTAVYGSGPHRGATATALACRPESDVSRSRRAGEELVLAAGGTVLRAGLIYGPGDIWFVPSLIRMATMLGGPVGDGQSRLSVIGVESLGGLIAGLLPLGSQIHGVFHAAEPVPVSVGQILHHIEDRVTGPRWSPRTDFAGAVALLRRNGLTEHQVALLSQDHWYQSDRLWTVAGVQPPDFGFSRAAAEWYRRF
- a CDS encoding cold-shock protein, which translates into the protein MATGTVKWFNAEKGFGFIAPDDGSADVFAHYSAIASSGYRSLDENQKVEFDVTQGPKGPQAENIRPL